DNA sequence from the Bubalus bubalis isolate 160015118507 breed Murrah chromosome 24, NDDB_SH_1, whole genome shotgun sequence genome:
CCCTGACTCCAGGCTTGTGCATTTCAGATGGGCTGTGCAGAAGGCTGCAGCTTCAGTGAGAATATCACTGTGCCAGACACCAAGGTTAACTTCTATGCCTGGAAGAGGATGGAGGTGAGTTCACAGGTTCCTTCCTCTTGGGAAGTCTCATTTTGGGAACCTCATAGGATGGTCAGGAGAATGctagagagagaagaaatggaaCAGCAAAGATGAGGGTGAATGTTCATTCATTCTAAAAAACTTCTGTTTGCATGGGGCTgctgagagggaggagggagaggctggCTTGGGCTTGCTGACTCCAAGTCTCTGCTCCCTTTAGGTCCAGCAGCAGGCTCTGGAAGTCTGGCAGGGCCTGGCCCTGCTCTCAGAAGCTATCCTGCGGGGCCAGGCCCTATTGACCAACGCATCCCAGCCATGCGGGGCCCTGCGGCTGCACGTGGACAAAGCTGTCAGCGGCCTCCGCAGTCTCACCTCCCTGCTTCGGGCGCTGGGAGCCCAGGTGTGTCTGGCCCCTTCCTTGCCCCTGGGGTTGCTGTTTCTGTAAAGTGAGAGAAGGGCCCTGCCAAGGAAACCCCCCAGCCATTCTACCCCGAAACCCATCTCCTGCCGGAGCCCCTGGCACTGCACTAACCTTTAGTCCTCTCTTTGCAGAAAGAAGCCATCTCCCTTCCAGATGCAACCCCCTCCGCAGCCCCACTCCGAGCATTCACTGTTGATGCTTTGTCCAAGCTTTTCCGAATCTACTCCAATTTCCTGCGGGGAAAGCTGACTCTGTACACAGGGGAGGCCTGCAGGAGAGGGGACAGGTGACCTGGTGCTATCACCCCGGGCACGTCCACCATCTCGCTCACCATCACTGCCTGCGCCATGCCTTCCACGCCGCCACTCCCAACCCCTGTCGACGGGCCACCAGCTCAGTGCCAGCCTGTCCCACGGACACTCCAGGGCCAGCGGCAACATCTCAGGGGCTAGAGGAACTGTCCAGAGTTCAACTCAGATCTAAGGATGTCACAGGGCCAGTCTGAGGCCCCAAAGCTGGAGGAATTCAGAGTTCAACCTAAACTTGGGGGCAG
Encoded proteins:
- the EPO gene encoding erythropoietin; amino-acid sequence: MLSFLLFPLGLPVLGAPPRLICDSRVLERYILEAREAENATMGCAEGCSFSENITVPDTKVNFYAWKRMEVQQQALEVWQGLALLSEAILRGQALLTNASQPCGALRLHVDKAVSGLRSLTSLLRALGAQKEAISLPDATPSAAPLRAFTVDALSKLFRIYSNFLRGKLTLYTGEACRRGDR